A window of the bacterium genome harbors these coding sequences:
- a CDS encoding XRE family transcriptional regulator — protein sequence MTDTAVAGSASRAVDGDAVAATLGAALRRLRKAQGLTLQQLAARCGLSQPFLSQLENGKAMPSLMALHYVAQALETTAHSLLQPQERLDVSLVRHGEGETYQLVEGASVRFLTRGGSHLMEPNEVEFDPGVGTVNTGHEGEEVIYVLEGRLRVELEGSAPVVLARGDVYTYPATIPHTITAAGQAGCRFLVVSSPPSF from the coding sequence ATGACTGATACAGCCGTTGCCGGCAGTGCGAGCCGTGCTGTCGACGGGGATGCGGTGGCGGCGACCCTGGGCGCCGCGCTCAGGAGACTCCGCAAGGCTCAGGGGCTCACGCTGCAGCAACTGGCCGCCCGCTGCGGTTTGTCCCAACCGTTTCTCAGCCAACTGGAGAACGGGAAGGCCATGCCCAGCCTGATGGCTCTTCACTACGTCGCCCAGGCTCTCGAGACCACCGCTCATAGCCTTCTCCAGCCTCAGGAGCGGTTGGACGTGAGCCTGGTCCGCCACGGCGAAGGCGAGACCTACCAGCTCGTGGAAGGCGCGTCGGTCCGGTTCCTGACCAGGGGAGGCTCCCACCTCATGGAGCCGAACGAGGTGGAGTTCGACCCCGGCGTCGGCACGGTCAACACCGGTCATGAGGGCGAGGAGGTCATCTACGTCCTGGAGGGCCGCCTGCGGGTGGAACTGGAGGGCTCCGCGCCCGTCGTGTTGGCCCGAGGCGATGTGTACACCTACCCGGCCACGATCCCGCACACCATCACGGCAGCCGGTCAGGCCGGCTGCCGTTTCCTGGTGGTCTCGTCCCCACCCTCGTTCTGA